Proteins encoded within one genomic window of Mus musculus strain 129S6/SvEvTac chromosome 16 genomic contig, GRCm38.p6 alternate locus group 129S6/SvEvTac 129S6/SVEVTAC_MMCHR16_CTG4:
- the Get1 gene encoding guided entry of tail-anchored proteins factor 1 — protein MSASETDRWAWLLVLSFVFGCNLLRILLPSLSSFISRVLQKDAEQESQMRAEIQGMKQELSTVNMMDEFARYARLERKINKMTDKLKTHVKARTAQLAKIKWFISVAFYILQAALMISLIWKYYSVPVAVVPSKWITPLDRLVAFPTRVAGGIGITCWILVCNKVVAIVLHPFS, from the exons ATGAGCGCGTCCGAGACGGACCGCTGGGCGTGGCTGCTGGTGTTGAGCTTCGTGTTCGGGTGTAACTTGCTGCGCATCCTCCTGCCGTCCCTGTCCTCGTTT ATTTCCAGGGTGCTGCAGAAGGATGCAGAGCAGGAGTCACAGATGAGGGCAGAGATCCAGGGCATGAAGCAGGAGCTGTCCACCGTCAACATGATGGACGAGTTTGCCAGATACGCCAGGCTGGAAAGGAAGATCAACAAGATGACGGACAAGCTCAAAACGCACG TGAAGGCACGGACAGCTCAGTTGGCCAAGATCAAGTGGTTTATAAGTGTTGCTTTCTACATACTACAA GCAGCGCTGATGATCTCGCTCATTTGGAAGTATTACTCCGTCCCTGTGGCTGTGGTGCCCAGCAAGTGGATCACCCCACTAGACCGCCTGGTAGCCTTTCCTACTCGAGTAGCAG GTGGAATTGGAATCACCTGTTGGATTTTAGTCTGTAACAAAGTTGTGGCTATCGTTCTCCACCCTTTCAGCTGA
- the Lca5l gene encoding lebercilin-like protein, giving the protein MRLWTMSLADTTEAHTNEHFPSLALGSNKKSTEGKRSPGAGGQSQNSQASNGSVDYSRSQCSCTSLTSHYDYSEDFLSDCSETAVRRLQSEKPLAKAKEKRKYNAGKLPQPRGQKDIPAEKKQFWNASLISSQIQTIAKRRDTMTHRILSARLHKIKELKNELADVHRKLEASAIENQFLKQLQLRHLKAIGKYVNSQNNLPQITAKHQNEVKNLRQLLRKSQEKERAVSRKLRETDGELLRTKDVLQALQRLSEDKNLAEREELTDRLTDLTAKMEANDKKIQNLEKQLRLNNRSYSRQLAKENRKTLAAQTATKTLQAEVRQLQQKLKEKDRELEIKNIYTNRILKNLNDKEDYPKVSSTKSVQADRKSLPSVNMRHQETQKSDVPFWITKGKRGKGNIAHKEKSTETNHDIPYYVCKLPKQEESKRKYEANLTVLKSMPSPPASWGLVATEQICAFHLECHSCTHTADLSKEVEHRKPQTSLETPRRPKENKEDQEKRAIPAEAEPTAKESEAHKDAEDKALTRAAGNAGDAGDAGDAGNDREVVGEHKVVGAQEVVGAQELPGADEADEVHGAGEAPRDVEPGRGRRKTPRKHYSFTEATENLHHGLPTSCRQVSGSPHCRCRHDMGKHRSEQELRLEPAGYEPSFGKGAGARARARARATAFRDRKSSLMEELFGAGFAGRAGSSDSEAVSKSPQTGPQASAGNAFGDSRATVAGSIQASPTEANRKTVV; this is encoded by the exons ATGAG GTTGTGGACTATGTCTTTGGCTGATACAACAGAAGCACACACAAACGAGCATTTCCCCAGTCTGGCACTAGGAAGcaacaagaagtctacagaaggCAAGCGTAGCCCTGGCGCTGGTGGCcagtcccagaacagccaggcttCCAATGGGAGCGTGGATTACAGCAGGTCTCAGTGCTCCTGCACAAGCCTGACTTCTCACTATGACTACTCAGAAGACTTTCTCTCTGACTGCTCTGAGACGGCCGTCAGGAGACTCCAGTCAGAGAAGCCTCTGGCAAaggcgaaggagaaaaggaagtacAACGCTGGTAAACTCCCCCAGCCTAGAG GCCAGAAGGACATCCCAGCTGAGAAAAAGCAATTCTGGAATGCTTCGTTGATCAGTTCTCAAATTCAAACGATTGCcaagagaagagacaccatgacacatCGGATACTGTCAGCCAGGCTTCATAAGATCAAAGAGCTGAAGAACGAGCTGGCAGACGTACATCGGAAGCTGGAAGCCTCTGCCATAGAAAACCAATTTCTGAAGCAGCTTCAGCTTAGACACCTGAAAGCCATAGGGAAATACGTGAACTCTCAGAACAACCTACCTCAAATCACAGCCAAGCACCAGAATGAGGTGAAGAACCTTCGACAGCTCCTCCGGAAATCCCAGGAGAAGGAGCGAGCTGTGTCCAGGAAACTCCGAGAAACCGACGGCGAGTTACTGAGGACCAAAGACGTCTTGCAAGCCCTGCAGAGACTCTCAGAAGACAAAAACCTTGCAGAGAGAGAAGAACTGACTGACAGGTTGACCGACCTTACAGCCAAAATGGAagcaaatgataaaaaaataCAG AACTTGGAAaaacagctgcgactgaacaatcgGTCCTACAGTCGACAGCTGGCCAAAGAAAATCGGAAGACGTTAGCAGCTCAAACAGCAACAAAGACTCTGCAGGCAGAAGTGAGACAGCTGCAGCAGAAGCTTAAG GAGAAGGACCGTGAGCTGGAGATCAAAAACATCTATACGAATCGAATACTCAAAAACTTAAATGATAAGGAAGACTATCCGAAAG TTTCTTCAACGAAATCAGTGCAAGCGGACAGGAAAAGCCTGCCATCTGTAAATATGAGACACCAGGAAACTCAAAAGTCAGATGTCCCATTTTGGATAACCAAG GgtaaaagggggaaaggaaacaTTGCTCATAAAGAAAAATCAACAGAAACAAACCATGATATTCCTTACTATGTGTGTAAGCTACCAAAGCAAGAAGAGTCTAAGAGAAAATATGAAG CCAATCTCACGGTCTTAAAGAGCATGCCatctcctccagcttcctggggaCTGGTGGCCACTGAGCAGATCTGTGCCTTCCATCTGGAATGTCACTCTTGTACCCATACAG CAGATTTATCAAAGGAGGTCGAACACCGGAAACCACAAACCTCTCTGGAAACTCCTAGGAGGCCAAaagagaataaggaagaccaagaaAAGAGAGccatcccagcagaggcagagccaaCTGCAAAGGAAAGCGAGGCCCACAAGGACGCCGAGGATAAGGCCCTGACCAGGGCGGCCGGCAATGCAGGCGATGCAGGCGATGCGGGCGATGCCGGCAATGACCGCGAGGTGGTCGGGGAGCACAAAGTGGTCGGAGCGCAAGAGGTGGTCGGGGCACAGGAGCTGCCCGGGGCAGATGAGGCGGACGAGGTGCACGGGGCGGGCGAGGCCCCGCGCGATGTCGAGCCCGGGCGCGGCAGGAGGAAGACCCCGCGGAAGCACTACTCCTTCACCGAGGCCACCGAAAACCTGCACCACGGGCTGCCCACCTCCTGCAGGCAGGTTTCGGGCAGCCCGCACTGCCGCTGCCGCCACGACATGGGCAAGCACCGCAGCGAGCAGGAGCTGCGGCTGGAGCCTGCCGGCTACGAGCCCTCGTTCGGCAAGGGGGCcggggccagggccagggccagggccagggcgaCGGCATTCCGCGACAGAAAGAGCAGCCTCATGGAGGAGCTGTTCGGCGCGGGCTTCGCGGGCAGGGCGGGCTCCAGCGACAGCGAGGCAGTCAGCAAGTCCCCGCAGACGGGGCCCCAGGCCTCTGCCGGCAACGCCTTCGGGGACTCTAGAGCCACCGTGGCGGGGTCCATCCAGGCCTCGCCCACCGAAGCCAACAGGAAGACTGTTGTTTAA